From the Scomber japonicus isolate fScoJap1 chromosome 8, fScoJap1.pri, whole genome shotgun sequence genome, the window GACAGTTTacagggggtgggggggattaCTTTGCAGTCTTATGTGATAAACAACAACTCAACATGTGATCTAAGCATATATGATGTGATGATCATTATGATATTCATTAATATGTTCCTATATGTACTGACAGACTTTTTCTTGATTTGACATTACTAAGACTAGTCATATCCTCCCTTTTGTCTCTCTTCTACTCGTCACAGCAGTAACCAGttgccctcctcctcttcctccctggTCCCAGTGAATCAGGCAGGTGGTCGGTCAGCAGTCACCCTTCTCCAGTCAGAATCCTGCTTTTCTCCCAGCTCCCTTCATGACACATCCCGTCTTCCCAGTAACGATAACACTGTTAGAAAACCCTCAGAGACTGAGCGCAGAGGTACATCAGGTGACGAACAACAGATGGTCATGTTAATCCACGCATCAGCGCCACCCTCACACTTACAAACCAACCTGACACAATCGTCACCGCTGCATTCACATCCCCAGATCCAAATCCAGAGTGCCGTGTCACTCCAAAGCCGAAGCCCAAACTTTGACTCTGCTTCCCAGACCCAAATGATGACAGGGCTCAGAAGGGAGATGGGAGTTTCACCCACACTTAGGGGGGGAAGATCACACCCTCATATGGGCAGAGTGAGGATGGAGGACTATGAAGGGGAGAATGTGAAAGTCAAAGTGGAGGCCATTGTTATCTCTGATGAAGAGCtagaggaggaaagagatgaAGGCGGAGAGAGTGAACCAGTGATGGAAGTGGACAATGATTTTGACGATGACATGCAGGAAGAGGAGCTGAACAGCCCTCAGCATCTTTCCTCCCGCTCACAGGGCCTCTTACAAATGGCCTCCCATTCCAATGACTACTCCTTCCcactctccccttcctcctcctcctctggtgcTGGCCCTTCTTCCCAGGACGCTTCCTCGTATGCTGCCTCTCTCATTCCTCCATCCACAGCCCAGCAGCATTCAGACGCACCTGCCTACTTTCAGGATTTCCAGGACGCCATGGGGAACTTTGTAGAAGATGTCCCGACGTGCGGCGTGTGCGGAAAGACTTtctcatgcacatacacactaagACGCCATGCCATCGTGCACACGAGAGAGCGCCCCTACGAGTGCCGTTACTGCTACCGGAGCTACACACAGTCAGGCGACCTGTATCGACACATTCGCAAAGCTCATGACCACACCCTGCCAGCCAAACGCAGTAAGGCGGATGTGGAGCACATCCTCccaccacaaccaccaccaccacctctcagctaacatacaaacagacaaactATTGAATTTCTatacttaaacacacacagctaaacTTTGAGGCGATATCCCAATAGTTCAAATTCTcactttaaaggacaggttcacaatttttcaagtctcttaaaacagtcaggtgtccaaataAACATTGAAACTGGATTTGCTTGCTGTCCTCCTTTTTAACTGGCAAATATTAGTGATGGAggataaaatccacagtcctcactTTGCACAAAAGTGTATTTAATAGCTTATCTGAAACTAATATCAAGTTTTATCGTTTTAAGTTAGTCAAATGAGGTAGATATCTGccacagttacagtctttttagtaaaaAGAAACCGTCTGTATGTcttgacagtgttttcctgctcAGCTGCAGTGAAAGAATAGTGACAGAAATTTGGcattaaaaatactttaaaggGCCTAAATGTAAGAATTTCAACCATTTAGGTTTGAATTGTGGAGcgaggcttcacaaactgtgtttcaagatttctgtgttcaggatttagtggacgggtctgaaaatcactggcataaacccgcccctgctgctgtagtggtataaatacattcagcgcacactactactactactactacagtctacagttagctgagttagccgccgagctagcagctgagtttgcagcagaaagctctcaaacctAGCGTCCatatttctggtagaggtggtggctttgattgacaggtgacacttggtagggggcggggttttaGCGAACTCgacgggcactcccacagcatttggcagcagagaaagtggctgctttttacacaactttgaagcctaatttcatatatttggcgattttttaatcattcaaatttggcagggaggttaacaacacacttttctgtggtatgtcaaactcagaacacatatttataatTACTTAACACAGACTTTAATTTACCATGCTAACCAGCTAGCCTCGACCTGTCAGACTACTACTGAGTCACTCGGTGAGCGAGGATACACGATAACAGCCTCCGTGGAAGTCCTTTACCGGTCGACACACCTTTATTGATTGGctggctgctgcagctgatcagCCTGATCTGACAAATCACTGCAGTTTGACACTGAAGTGAAGACAGATTACAGAATAAACTCAAGGGTGTCACTCCAAAGTATTAGCCTGTATTTCCGTCTGACCAACAAAAGAACCTTAAACATCTTTCTTCActtattagtattttttttcataatctATTTCCCCCATTAACATGATGAATAAAATTAACGTAGGGAAGAGTCTCAGCCCTCAGTCCAACatgagaagatgaagaaaaatcatgaacctgtcctttaacccATAAACC encodes:
- the zbtb3 gene encoding zinc finger and BTB domain-containing protein 3 isoform X1 yields the protein MEFPQHSQQLLSALRSQRQRGFLCDCTVLVGSSRFLAHRAVLASCSPFFHMFYSDSPGSNGANSSSSSSVTLDSDIVTAAAFGLLLDFVYEGVLQLEESPPVEDILAAASFLHMNEVVRVCKRRLQRRGPVAEADSTRSEESTSAKKAVEIVRGGGVDGGAGPVMATDHLSPVAMAAPLSSVSMMTERSLLESVKSERRNGGSSSETRVQTPLSPDLADTTQPGMDGPPLLPAGELMQGHTSRQSAPASGGHTRLGTSSQGEGSALCSPCSTTETYRYSSNQLPSSSSSLVPVNQAGGRSAVTLLQSESCFSPSSLHDTSRLPSNDNTVRKPSETERRGTSGDEQQMVMLIHASAPPSHLQTNLTQSSPLHSHPQIQIQSAVSLQSRSPNFDSASQTQMMTGLRREMGVSPTLRGGRSHPHMGRVRMEDYEGENVKVKVEAIVISDEELEEERDEGGESEPVMEVDNDFDDDMQEEELNSPQHLSSRSQGLLQMASHSNDYSFPLSPSSSSSGAGPSSQDASSYAASLIPPSTAQQHSDAPAYFQDFQDAMGNFVEDVPTCGVCGKTFSCTYTLRRHAIVHTRERPYECRYCYRSYTQSGDLYRHIRKAHDHTLPAKRSKADVEHILPPQPPPPPLS
- the zbtb3 gene encoding zinc finger and BTB domain-containing protein 3 isoform X2, with the translated sequence MEFPQHSQQLLSALRSQRQRGFLCDCTVLVGSSRFLAHRAVLASCSPFFHMFYSDSPGSNGANSSSSSSVTLDSDIVTAAAFGLLLDFVYEGVLQLEESPPVEDILAAASFLHMNEVVRVCKRRLQRRGPVAEADSTRSEESTSAKKAVEIVRGGGVDGGAGPVMATDHLSPVAMAAPLSSVSMMTERSLLESVKSERRNGGSSSETRVQTPLSPDLADTTQPGMDGPPLLPAGELMQGHTSRQSAPASGGHTRLGTSSQGEGSALCSPCSTTETYSSNQLPSSSSSLVPVNQAGGRSAVTLLQSESCFSPSSLHDTSRLPSNDNTVRKPSETERRGTSGDEQQMVMLIHASAPPSHLQTNLTQSSPLHSHPQIQIQSAVSLQSRSPNFDSASQTQMMTGLRREMGVSPTLRGGRSHPHMGRVRMEDYEGENVKVKVEAIVISDEELEEERDEGGESEPVMEVDNDFDDDMQEEELNSPQHLSSRSQGLLQMASHSNDYSFPLSPSSSSSGAGPSSQDASSYAASLIPPSTAQQHSDAPAYFQDFQDAMGNFVEDVPTCGVCGKTFSCTYTLRRHAIVHTRERPYECRYCYRSYTQSGDLYRHIRKAHDHTLPAKRSKADVEHILPPQPPPPPLS